Proteins encoded by one window of Carassius carassius chromosome 30, fCarCar2.1, whole genome shotgun sequence:
- the LOC132110954 gene encoding protein phosphatase 1G-like, whose translation MGAYLSQPSTEKTTGDGGSESMSFGFAAMQGWRVSMEDAHNCIPELDEETAMFAVYDGHGGEEVALYCSKYLPDIIKEQKAYKDGKLQKALEDAFLAIDARITTQEVIKELVQIAGRPQGETEKVADEDDVDNEEAALLHEEATMTIEELLSRFGQNQNKNAKKQSPGASKESEDEERSHAEKAVNGETGSRASEADSNGKKAAGAGDAAAGSKMRACRRAAASAFAGGSASGGSTGDAGPSCSSSAAPAPGSAKSKFFEDSEESEEGEDEEDGSEEEDCSEEDGENSSENDEEDDTEEGEEEDTDEEEEMCLPGMDGKEEPGSDSGTTAVVALIRGKQLIVANAGDSRCVVSEKGKAVDMSYDHKPEDELELSRIKNAGGKVTMDGRVNGGLNLSRAIGDHFYKRNKALPPEEQMISALPDVKVLTLNEDHEFMVIACDGIWNVMSSQEVVDFVNERLKTEAGQNRPLSAIIEELLDHCLAPDTSGDGTGCDNMTCIIITFPPHLGSNRGESSKKRKPEESAEEENGNDSKKPKTE comes from the exons ATGGGAGCTTACTTGTCTCAGCCCAGCACGGAGAAGACCACAGGCGACGGCGGGAGCGAGAGCATGAGCTTCGGCTTCGCGGCCATGCAGGGCTGGAGGGTGTCTATggag GACGCGCACAACTGCATCCCGGAGCTGGATGAGGAAACCGCGATGTTTGCGGTCTATGATGGTCATGGAG GTGAAGAGGTGGCTTTGTATTGCTCCAAGTATTTACCTGACATCATTAAAGAGCAGAAGGCGTATAAGGATGGCAAACTCCAAAAG GCTCTGGAAGATGCCTTCCTGGCTATAGATGCCCGAATCACCACACAGGAAGTCATCAAGGAACTGGTTCAGATAGCTGGACGCCCTCAGGGTGAAACCGAAAAAGTAGCAGATGAAGATGATG TTGATAATGAAGAAGCAGCTCTGCTGCATGAAGAGGCCACCATGACAATTGAGGAGCTGCTTAGCCGCTTCGGACAGAACCAAAACAAAAATGCCAAAAAGCAGTCTCCCGGTGCCTCTAAAGAGTCTGAGGATGAAGAGAGATCTCATGCAGAGAAGGCAGTCAATGGTGAGACGGGAAGCAGGGCGTCCGAAGCTGACAGCAATGGGAAGAAGGCAGCCGGTGCTGGAGATGCAGCCGCAGGCTCCAAGATGAGGGCCTGCAGACGGGCGGCTGCGTCTGCGTTCGCTGGGGGCTCTGCTTCTGGTGGGTCCACTGGGGATGCTGGGCCTTCCTGCTCCTCATCTGCCGCTCCTGCTCCAGGAAGTGCCAAGTCCAAGTTCTTCGAGGACAGTGAAGAGTCCGAGGAGGGAGAAGATGAAGAGGATGGTAGTGAGGAAGAG GACTGCAGTGAGGAGGACGGTGAGAACAGCAGTGAGaacgatgaagaggatgacacagaagagggagaggaagaggatACCGATGAAGAGGAGGAAATGTGCTTGCCAGGCATGGACGGCAAAGAGGAG CCAGGTTCAGACAGTGGCACCACAGCTGTAGTTGCTCTTATTCGTGGGAAGCAGCTCATCGTGGCCAACGCTGGAGACTCCAGGTGTGTGGTGTCTGAAAAGGGAAAGGCGGTGGACATGTCCTATGACCACAAGCCAGAGGACGAGCTGGAGCTGAGCAGGATCAAGAATGCTGGAGGGAAGGTGACGATGGACGGCCGCGTCAATGGAGGCCTGAACCTCTCCAGAGCGATTG GTGATCACTTTTATAAAAGGAACAAGGCTCTTCCCCCGGAGGAACAGATGATCTCTGCTCTACCTGATGTCAAAGTGCTGACTCTCAACGAAGACCACGAGTTTATGGTTATCGCCTGTGATGGCATCTG GAATGTGATGAGCAGTCAAGAAGTGGTGGACTTTGTAAATGAGAGGTTAAAAACGGAGGCTGGTCAAAACAGACCCCTGTCTGCCATCATTGAAGAG CTGCTGGACCACTGCTTAGCGCCAGACACCTCGGGAGACGGCACAGGATGTGACAACATGACCTGTATAATCATCACCTTCCCCCCACACCTTGGGAGCAACCGAGGCGAGAGCAGCAAGAAGCGAAAGCCAGAGGAAAGCGCAGAGGAGGAAAACGGCAACGACAGCAAAAAACCCAAAACTGAATAG